A window of the Sphaerobacter thermophilus DSM 20745 genome harbors these coding sequences:
- the mrdA gene encoding penicillin-binding protein 2, whose translation MRRGHKRMELVRPADRKRRRADNRPDDAVFLTRRAFLLKGLFLSGFGALVAKLFKMQVIDAAEYELAAAGNQFRDEPIRAPRGLIVDRNGNVLAENRISWTVSVVPALFPDDSEEADAIAEQLVRLLDLRDLLVVRRSALPEGSEEYVLRELAALVGIEPARLLGSVLRSGSSDDLYIIREDLSPEEAARLREEVKRLPGVHVMDRVRYTLEANPGAPRPVLLKKDVDREVALAIEGNRLYLKGVEVSDETLVRQYPAGPEFSHILGYVGPITKEEYEAAGGPDGNYLFDDWVGRGGIEEHMEGVLRGQHGLRWVQVDAHGVKVNELESLRQDPQPGHTVVLTIDRDFQLKATEALREGIAAANEAAMKDGRDPVGSGVVIALDPRTGAILALVSWPTFDNQLFVDGISQEQYDAYLNDPFKPLTNFAISGEFPPGSVIKPLLACLGLEAGVIGPQDHVYCAGQIRVPVVGDESGGQYYYCWVQNGHGAVAMEEAIAVSCDVYFYNVGAPNQQAEGADLPLHYYNPGDPQPYFFHGLGIDRIHEGLTKEFRLGAPTGIELASEASGVVPNPKWLFQSPLREYWSVGDTINVSIGQGHLSCTPLQLTCGIAAIANGGTYYRPRLVEALADGAGNIIRRFEPEVVHRLNVAPEHIETVRRGMRRTITDRIGTAYGKFPRTGDDIPIAGKTGTAEYGVAVDGKYRQSHAWFTAFAPYDDPEIVVTVLIPAGGEGAVVSTPVADAVLAAYFGKTPQAV comes from the coding sequence GTGCGGCGCGGGCATAAGCGCATGGAGCTGGTCCGCCCAGCGGACCGGAAACGGCGGCGCGCCGACAACCGGCCGGACGACGCCGTGTTCCTCACGCGGCGCGCCTTCCTGCTCAAGGGGCTGTTCCTCAGTGGCTTCGGCGCTCTGGTGGCCAAGCTGTTCAAGATGCAGGTGATCGACGCCGCCGAGTACGAGCTGGCGGCCGCCGGCAACCAGTTCCGCGACGAGCCGATCCGCGCCCCGCGCGGGTTGATTGTCGATCGGAACGGGAACGTCCTGGCCGAGAACCGCATCAGCTGGACCGTCTCGGTCGTGCCGGCTCTCTTCCCCGACGACTCCGAAGAAGCTGACGCCATCGCCGAGCAGCTCGTCCGGCTGCTCGACCTGCGGGACCTGCTCGTCGTCCGTCGCTCGGCGCTGCCCGAGGGGTCCGAAGAGTATGTGCTGCGCGAGCTGGCGGCGCTGGTCGGGATCGAGCCGGCCCGCCTGCTGGGGAGCGTGCTGCGCAGCGGCAGTTCTGACGATCTGTACATCATTCGCGAAGATCTCTCTCCCGAAGAGGCCGCGCGGCTCCGCGAGGAGGTCAAGCGGCTCCCGGGCGTCCACGTCATGGACCGCGTCCGCTATACCCTGGAGGCCAACCCGGGTGCGCCGCGGCCGGTCCTGCTCAAGAAGGACGTGGACCGGGAGGTGGCGCTCGCCATCGAGGGAAACCGGTTGTACCTGAAGGGCGTGGAGGTCAGCGACGAGACGCTGGTGCGCCAGTACCCCGCCGGGCCGGAGTTCTCCCACATCCTCGGCTACGTCGGGCCGATCACGAAGGAGGAGTACGAGGCGGCTGGAGGCCCGGACGGGAATTACCTCTTCGACGACTGGGTCGGCCGGGGCGGCATCGAGGAGCACATGGAGGGGGTGCTGCGGGGACAGCACGGGCTGCGCTGGGTGCAGGTCGACGCCCACGGGGTGAAGGTCAACGAGCTGGAATCCCTGCGCCAGGATCCCCAGCCCGGCCACACGGTCGTCCTGACGATCGACCGCGACTTCCAGTTGAAGGCGACGGAGGCGCTGCGCGAGGGGATCGCCGCGGCCAACGAGGCAGCCATGAAAGATGGGCGGGACCCGGTCGGGAGCGGTGTGGTCATCGCGCTCGACCCGCGCACCGGTGCGATCCTGGCGCTGGTGAGCTGGCCGACGTTCGACAATCAGCTCTTCGTCGACGGCATCTCCCAGGAGCAGTACGACGCCTATCTCAACGACCCGTTCAAGCCGCTGACGAACTTCGCCATCAGCGGCGAGTTCCCACCCGGCTCCGTGATCAAGCCGCTCCTGGCCTGCCTGGGGCTCGAGGCGGGTGTCATCGGGCCGCAGGACCACGTCTACTGTGCTGGGCAGATCCGCGTGCCGGTGGTGGGAGACGAATCCGGCGGCCAGTACTACTACTGCTGGGTGCAGAACGGCCACGGCGCGGTGGCGATGGAGGAGGCCATCGCCGTCTCGTGCGACGTCTACTTCTACAACGTGGGCGCGCCGAACCAGCAGGCGGAGGGGGCCGATTTGCCCCTGCACTACTACAATCCCGGGGACCCGCAGCCCTACTTCTTCCACGGTCTCGGGATCGATCGGATCCATGAGGGGCTGACCAAGGAGTTCCGCCTGGGCGCGCCGACGGGGATCGAGCTGGCTTCCGAGGCCTCGGGAGTCGTGCCGAACCCCAAGTGGTTGTTCCAATCCCCTTTGCGCGAATACTGGTCTGTCGGCGATACTATTAACGTCTCCATCGGCCAGGGGCACTTGTCGTGCACGCCGCTGCAGTTGACATGCGGGATCGCGGCAATCGCCAACGGGGGAACCTACTACCGGCCGCGGCTGGTTGAGGCACTGGCTGATGGAGCGGGTAACATTATCCGGCGCTTCGAGCCGGAGGTCGTGCACCGGCTGAACGTGGCGCCCGAGCACATTGAGACGGTGCGGCGCGGGATGCGGCGCACCATAACGGACCGCATCGGGACGGCCTACGGCAAGTTTCCCCGGACGGGCGACGACATTCCGATCGCCGGGAAGACCGGGACTGCCGAGTATGGCGTCGCTGTCGACGGGAAGTACAGGCAGTCGCATGCCTGGTTCACCGCCTTTGCCCCGTACGACGATCCCGAGATCGTGGTGACCGTACTGATTCCGGCGGGCGGGGAAGGGGCGGTCGTGTCGACCCCGGTGGCGGACGCGGTCCTCGCCGCCTACTTCGGGAAGACGCCGCAGGCGGTATGA
- the minE gene encoding cell division topological specificity factor MinE has protein sequence MGLFDTLFGRRQASRSSQPASASVAKQRLVEVLIQDHVKLTPAAMEAIRQDIVKILSRHLDIDADALQIHITRGERGESLTANVPVRRSGVPQRR, from the coding sequence ATGGGCCTGTTCGACACGTTGTTTGGCCGCCGCCAGGCGTCGCGATCGTCCCAACCCGCGAGCGCCAGTGTGGCCAAGCAGCGGCTTGTCGAGGTCTTGATCCAAGACCACGTCAAGTTGACGCCGGCCGCGATGGAGGCTATCCGCCAGGACATCGTCAAGATCCTCTCGCGCCACCTCGACATCGACGCCGACGCCCTGCAGATCCACATCACCCGGGGTGAGCGAGGCGAGAGCCTGACGGCAAACGTACCGGTGCGCCGCTCTGGGGTGCCGCAGCGAAGGTAG
- the shc gene encoding squalene--hopene cyclase, giving the protein MDPALSRAVDWLLEHQDPAGWWCGEFETNVTITAEHILLLRFLGLDPSPLRDAVTRYLLGQQREDGSWALYYEGPADLSTSIEAYAALKVLGLDPTSEPMRRALQVIHDLGGVAQARVFTRIWLAMFGQYPWDGVPSMPPELIWLPPSAPFNLYDFACWARATITPLLIILARRPVRPLGCDLGELVLPGSEHLLTRVPGSGPFWWGDKVLKRYDHLVRHPGRDRACQRIVEWIIARQEADGSWGGIQSAWVMSLIALHLEGLPLDHPVMRAGLAGFDRVALEDERGWRLQASTSPVWDTAWAVLALRRAGLPREHPRLALAVDWLLQEQIPGGGDWQVRTGTIPGGGWAFEFDNDHYPDIDDTAVVVLALLEAGHEDRVRNAVERAARWILAMRSTDGGWGAFDRDNAREVIHRLPIADFGTLIDPPSEDVTAHVLEMLARLSFPSTDPVVARGLEFLQQTQRPDGAWFGRWGVNYIYGTWCAVSALTAFADTDATARAMVPRAVAWLLDRQNADGGWGETCGSYEDPNLAGVGRSTPSQTAWAVLALQAAGLGQHPACRRGLDFLRERQVGGTWEEREHTGTGFPGDFFINYHLYRHVFPTMALAGAATGMDSPR; this is encoded by the coding sequence ATGGACCCGGCCCTAAGCCGCGCGGTCGACTGGTTGCTGGAGCACCAGGACCCCGCGGGCTGGTGGTGCGGGGAGTTCGAAACCAACGTGACGATCACGGCCGAGCACATCCTGCTGCTCCGCTTCCTCGGCCTGGACCCGTCCCCGCTCCGCGACGCCGTCACCCGCTACCTGCTGGGCCAGCAGCGTGAGGATGGCTCCTGGGCGCTGTACTACGAGGGACCGGCCGACCTCAGCACCTCCATCGAGGCCTATGCCGCGCTCAAGGTCCTCGGCCTCGACCCCACGAGCGAGCCGATGCGCCGCGCGCTGCAGGTGATCCACGACCTCGGCGGGGTGGCACAGGCACGGGTCTTCACCCGGATCTGGCTCGCTATGTTCGGGCAGTACCCCTGGGACGGCGTGCCGAGCATGCCGCCGGAGCTGATCTGGCTCCCGCCGTCCGCCCCGTTCAACCTGTACGACTTCGCCTGCTGGGCGCGCGCCACCATCACCCCGCTCCTGATCATCCTCGCGCGCCGCCCGGTGCGCCCACTCGGTTGCGACCTCGGCGAGCTGGTCCTGCCCGGCAGCGAACACCTGCTGACCCGCGTGCCGGGCTCGGGCCCCTTCTGGTGGGGCGACAAGGTCCTCAAGCGCTACGACCATCTGGTCCGCCACCCCGGCCGCGACCGAGCCTGCCAGCGGATCGTCGAGTGGATCATCGCTCGCCAGGAGGCCGACGGGAGCTGGGGCGGCATCCAATCGGCGTGGGTCATGTCCCTCATCGCGCTGCACCTGGAGGGCCTCCCGCTCGACCACCCAGTCATGCGCGCGGGCCTGGCGGGGTTCGACCGGGTCGCGCTGGAGGACGAGCGCGGCTGGCGCCTGCAGGCGTCCACGTCGCCAGTGTGGGATACCGCCTGGGCCGTACTGGCGCTCCGGCGGGCCGGCCTGCCGCGCGAGCACCCGCGCCTCGCCCTGGCCGTCGACTGGCTGCTGCAGGAGCAGATCCCCGGGGGTGGCGACTGGCAGGTGCGCACGGGCACAATCCCGGGCGGAGGCTGGGCCTTCGAGTTCGACAATGACCACTACCCCGACATCGACGACACCGCGGTGGTCGTGCTGGCACTGCTGGAGGCAGGCCACGAGGACCGAGTCCGCAACGCCGTCGAGCGGGCGGCCCGCTGGATCCTGGCGATGCGCTCGACAGACGGTGGCTGGGGCGCCTTCGACCGGGACAACGCGCGCGAGGTGATCCATCGGCTACCGATCGCCGACTTCGGCACGCTGATCGACCCGCCGAGCGAGGACGTCACCGCCCACGTGCTGGAGATGCTGGCTCGCCTCTCGTTCCCGAGCACCGACCCCGTCGTCGCTCGTGGGCTGGAGTTCCTGCAGCAGACCCAGCGGCCGGACGGCGCGTGGTTCGGCCGCTGGGGCGTGAACTACATCTACGGCACCTGGTGCGCGGTCTCGGCACTCACCGCCTTCGCCGACACGGACGCCACGGCGCGCGCGATGGTCCCGAGAGCAGTGGCCTGGCTCCTCGACCGGCAGAACGCCGACGGCGGCTGGGGCGAGACCTGCGGTTCCTACGAAGACCCCAACCTGGCCGGCGTCGGCCGCAGCACACCCTCGCAGACGGCGTGGGCCGTGCTCGCCCTCCAGGCTGCCGGCCTGGGCCAACACCCCGCCTGCCGCCGCGGCCTCGACTTCCTCCGCGAGCGGCAAGTGGGCGGCACCTGGGAAGAGCGCGAACATACCGGCACCGGGTTCCCCGGCGACTTCTTCATCAACTACCACCTCTACCGACACGTCTTCCCAACCATGGCCCTCGCCGGTGCAGCTACCGGTATGGACAGCCCCCGCTAG
- the minC gene encoding septum site-determining protein MinC: MAEPHRSESGQVRVRGTQDGLVIQLPPEVPLPVLLGQVRSHIDSGGDFFRQAEIVLDYGTRVPNVEEIVALRALLAERGITLRTVTASVPAHRELLHTWGYHPLRLVSRDEGINRDAPAAAEGERVALYVRRTLRSGSSVQSDGDVVIMGDVNAGAEVYAAGDVVVWGAIRGTVHAGIDGDPGAVICALRLMPTQLRIGRIFARPPDEQGARAEGPMLARIQDGEIVVESWRADRLSR; this comes from the coding sequence ATGGCGGAGCCGCACCGCAGCGAGTCGGGACAGGTCCGGGTGCGCGGCACCCAGGACGGCCTCGTCATCCAGTTGCCACCCGAAGTGCCGCTGCCGGTCCTGCTCGGCCAGGTGCGCAGCCACATCGACAGCGGGGGCGACTTCTTCCGGCAGGCGGAGATCGTATTGGACTACGGCACCCGCGTCCCCAACGTGGAAGAAATCGTCGCGCTGCGGGCGCTGCTGGCCGAGCGCGGGATCACCCTGCGCACCGTCACCGCCAGCGTGCCCGCGCACCGGGAGTTGCTCCACACCTGGGGCTACCACCCGCTGCGCCTCGTCAGCCGCGACGAGGGGATCAATCGCGACGCCCCGGCGGCCGCGGAGGGGGAGCGGGTTGCACTCTACGTGCGCCGGACCCTGCGGTCGGGATCGTCGGTGCAGAGTGACGGCGACGTGGTGATCATGGGTGACGTCAACGCCGGGGCCGAGGTCTATGCCGCCGGTGACGTCGTCGTCTGGGGGGCGATCCGCGGGACGGTCCACGCCGGGATCGATGGCGATCCTGGTGCCGTCATCTGTGCCCTCCGCTTGATGCCGACGCAGCTGCGCATCGGTCGCATCTTTGCTCGCCCTCCCGATGAGCAGGGCGCACGGGCCGAGGGGCCGATGCTCGCTCGGATCCAGGACGGTGAGATCGTCGTCGAGTCGTGGCGGGCGGACCGGTTGAGCCGCTGA
- the minD gene encoding septum site-determining protein MinD, which produces MGEEQQQTTLGRVITFTSGKGGVGKTTTTANVGAALAALGKSVVLIDADIGLRNLDIVLGLENRIVYDLVDVVEGNCRLRQAMIRDKRLNSLHLIPAAQTREKEAVSPQQMKALCDELRRQFDFILIDSPAGIEQGFRNSIAGADEVVVVTNPEVSSVRDADRIIGLVEAAELPTPRLIVNRLNPMLVRRGDMMSVEDVTDILSIPLLGIVPDDETIVTSTNRGEPAALDPRSRAGQAFRNIAARLTGQDVPLMVMEEPDGAFRRFLRAIGLGGGNQGGVAVRGGGG; this is translated from the coding sequence ATGGGAGAGGAACAGCAGCAGACCACCCTCGGACGCGTCATCACATTCACCTCGGGGAAGGGCGGGGTCGGCAAGACAACCACGACGGCCAACGTCGGTGCCGCGCTGGCGGCCCTGGGCAAGTCGGTCGTCCTGATTGACGCCGATATCGGCCTGCGCAACCTTGACATCGTGCTTGGCCTGGAGAATCGGATCGTCTACGATCTTGTCGACGTCGTTGAGGGCAACTGCCGGCTGCGGCAGGCGATGATCCGCGATAAGCGGCTCAACAGCCTGCACCTGATCCCGGCAGCACAGACGCGTGAGAAGGAAGCGGTCTCGCCGCAGCAGATGAAGGCGCTGTGCGATGAGCTGCGGCGGCAGTTCGACTTCATCCTGATCGACTCCCCGGCCGGGATCGAGCAGGGCTTCCGCAACTCGATCGCGGGCGCGGACGAGGTCGTGGTGGTGACGAACCCGGAGGTGTCGTCGGTACGCGACGCCGATCGGATCATCGGCCTGGTGGAGGCGGCGGAGTTGCCGACTCCCCGGCTCATCGTCAACCGCTTGAACCCGATGCTGGTGCGGCGGGGCGACATGATGAGCGTCGAGGATGTCACCGACATCCTCTCGATTCCCCTCCTGGGGATCGTGCCGGATGACGAGACGATCGTGACGTCCACCAACCGGGGCGAGCCGGCCGCGCTCGATCCCCGCTCGCGTGCTGGGCAGGCATTTCGCAACATCGCCGCGCGGCTGACTGGGCAGGATGTGCCGCTGATGGTGATGGAAGAGCCGGACGGCGCCTTCCGCCGCTTCCTCCGAGCGATCGGCCTGGGCGGCGGCAACCAGGGTGGCGTCGCGGTTCGGGGAGGAGGGGGCTGA
- a CDS encoding tRNA-binding protein: protein MATIEDFEKIDMRVGRIIEVEEFPEARKPSYKLTIDFGPLGIRRSSAGLKPYYQPEELIGRQVVCVVNFPPRRVAGFPSEVLVLGAMQADGRVVLLQPDRESELAAPIA from the coding sequence GTGGCAACCATCGAGGACTTTGAGAAGATCGACATGCGGGTCGGCCGGATCATCGAGGTTGAGGAGTTCCCGGAGGCCCGCAAGCCGTCCTACAAGCTCACTATCGACTTCGGCCCGCTCGGTATCCGCCGCTCGTCGGCCGGATTGAAGCCCTATTACCAGCCGGAGGAGCTGATCGGGCGCCAGGTGGTCTGCGTGGTCAACTTCCCGCCGCGCCGCGTCGCGGGCTTCCCGTCGGAGGTTCTGGTGCTGGGAGCTATGCAGGCTGACGGCCGCGTCGTCCTGCTCCAGCCGGATCGCGAGTCGGAACTGGCAGCCCCGATCGCCTGA
- a CDS encoding DJ-1/PfpI family protein, translated as MKFAFVIYDGMTALDFIGAYDPLTRLKTMGFMPEVTWDICAYTAEVRDGSGLQFTPTRIGEPLAGYDLVYVPGGFGTRTLVQDAGFLAWLATARDSRCLASVCTGSLLLGAAGLLAGRRATSHPSAYDELRAYTPQVVDERVVDEGNLVTGRGVSSSIDLGLYLVERIAGPEVKARIKQQMDYPYGA; from the coding sequence ATGAAGTTTGCCTTCGTGATCTACGACGGGATGACAGCCCTCGATTTCATCGGCGCCTATGACCCGCTCACGCGCCTCAAGACGATGGGATTCATGCCTGAAGTTACCTGGGACATCTGCGCCTACACCGCGGAGGTGCGAGACGGCTCCGGGCTGCAATTCACGCCCACCCGCATCGGCGAGCCGCTCGCGGGGTACGATCTGGTCTACGTGCCGGGTGGCTTCGGCACCCGCACGCTGGTTCAGGATGCGGGGTTCCTGGCCTGGCTGGCGACGGCCCGCGACAGCCGTTGCCTGGCCTCGGTCTGCACCGGGTCGCTCCTGCTGGGAGCGGCGGGGCTGCTCGCCGGCCGCAGGGCAACCAGCCACCCATCCGCCTACGACGAGCTGCGTGCCTACACGCCGCAGGTCGTGGATGAGCGCGTGGTGGACGAGGGGAACCTCGTCACCGGCCGGGGCGTCTCCAGCTCCATCGACCTGGGGCTCTACCTGGTGGAACGCATCGCCGGACCGGAGGTCAAGGCCCGCATCAAGCAGCAGATGGACTACCCCTACGGTGCATAA
- a CDS encoding acyl-CoA mutase large subunit family protein gives MAEKGRREVVTDSGIVIEPVYRAKERPPEPDPGEYPFTRGIYPTMYRGRRWTMRQYAGFSSAEETNRRFRLLLERGQTGLSVAFDLPTQLGYDSDHPAARAEVGRVGVAISTLDDMRRLFDGIDLSSVTTSMTINAPASLLLLLYQIVAEEQGVDPAKLGGTIQNDILKEYAARGTYIFPPRPSMRLVTDTFAYCREHLPNWNTISISGYHIREAGATAVQEIAFTLANGIAYVQAALDAGLDLDDFAPRLSFFFAAHSTFFEEVAKFRAARRMWAKIMRERFGAKNPRSWMLRFHTQTGGCTLTAQQPLNNVVRVAFQALAAVLGGTQSLHTNGFDEALALPTEEAATLALRTQQIISEETGVADTADPLGGSYFVETLTDELEQRAWALIDEVEERGGAVAAIESGFIQDQIADSAYKWELAVASGERTVVGVNKYRVEEDVSVPIMRIDEESVQRQIKRVIAYRERQDRARVAAALDEVEAAARGTDNLLPPMKAALLAGATVGEICGRLREVWGEYRPA, from the coding sequence ATGGCCGAGAAGGGGCGCCGGGAGGTCGTGACCGACTCCGGCATCGTCATCGAACCGGTCTACCGCGCGAAGGAACGCCCGCCCGAGCCGGACCCGGGCGAGTACCCATTCACGCGCGGCATCTACCCGACGATGTACCGGGGCCGCCGCTGGACGATGCGCCAGTACGCCGGCTTCTCCTCGGCCGAGGAGACCAACCGCCGTTTCCGGCTCCTCCTGGAGCGTGGGCAGACCGGGCTGAGCGTCGCCTTCGACCTGCCGACCCAACTCGGCTACGACTCCGATCACCCGGCGGCGCGGGCCGAGGTCGGTCGCGTTGGTGTCGCCATCAGCACGCTCGACGACATGCGCCGGCTGTTCGACGGGATCGACCTCTCCTCGGTCACCACCTCGATGACGATCAACGCCCCCGCCTCACTCCTGCTGCTCCTCTACCAGATCGTCGCCGAGGAGCAGGGGGTGGACCCGGCGAAGCTGGGCGGCACCATCCAGAACGACATCCTGAAGGAGTACGCCGCCCGCGGGACGTACATCTTCCCGCCCCGGCCATCCATGCGCCTTGTCACCGACACCTTCGCCTACTGCCGTGAGCACCTGCCCAACTGGAACACGATCAGCATCAGCGGCTACCACATCCGCGAGGCGGGCGCGACGGCGGTGCAGGAGATCGCCTTCACCCTGGCCAACGGCATCGCCTACGTGCAGGCGGCGCTGGACGCAGGTCTGGACCTGGACGATTTCGCGCCGCGGCTCAGCTTCTTCTTCGCGGCCCACAGCACCTTCTTCGAGGAGGTCGCCAAGTTCCGCGCCGCCCGGCGCATGTGGGCCAAGATCATGCGCGAGCGCTTCGGCGCCAAGAACCCGCGCTCGTGGATGCTCCGCTTCCACACCCAGACCGGAGGCTGCACCCTCACCGCCCAGCAGCCGCTCAACAACGTGGTGCGCGTCGCCTTCCAGGCCCTGGCCGCCGTGCTCGGCGGCACCCAGAGCCTCCACACCAACGGCTTCGACGAAGCCCTTGCCCTCCCGACCGAAGAGGCGGCCACCCTGGCCCTGCGCACCCAGCAGATCATCAGCGAGGAGACAGGCGTCGCCGACACCGCCGATCCCCTGGGGGGCAGCTACTTCGTCGAGACCCTGACCGACGAGCTGGAGCAGCGCGCCTGGGCCTTGATCGACGAGGTCGAAGAGCGGGGCGGGGCGGTCGCGGCCATCGAGTCCGGCTTCATCCAGGACCAGATCGCCGACAGCGCCTACAAGTGGGAGCTGGCCGTCGCGTCCGGCGAGCGCACGGTGGTCGGGGTGAACAAGTACCGGGTCGAGGAAGACGTGTCTGTGCCGATCATGCGCATCGACGAGGAGTCGGTGCAGCGGCAGATCAAGCGCGTCATCGCCTACCGCGAGCGTCAGGACCGGGCGCGCGTTGCCGCCGCGCTCGACGAGGTGGAGGCCGCGGCGCGAGGCACGGACAACCTCCTGCCCCCCATGAAGGCCGCCCTCCTCGCCGGGGCAACCGTGGGTGAGATCTGTGGTCGCCTGCGTGAGGTCTGGGGCGAGTACCGGCCGGCGTAG
- the mreD gene encoding rod shape-determining protein MreD: MTRLFFALILIITAFVQITVFPVVNVLGIGPNLILVLVLVWSGLRGAPEGLLWVFPLGLLLDVLTLDPLGSNGLALVPVALIGGLARRRLFHSGLIIPLVAVVGATLAHHVVTLLVSLLAGTSYPFLASVRLGILTALLNVMVVPPMYLFVLLMERMGVGRAARA; this comes from the coding sequence GTGACACGCCTCTTCTTTGCGCTGATCCTCATCATCACGGCATTTGTGCAGATCACGGTGTTCCCGGTTGTCAATGTGCTCGGGATCGGCCCGAACCTCATCCTCGTCCTCGTGCTCGTCTGGAGCGGGCTGCGGGGCGCGCCCGAGGGGCTGCTCTGGGTCTTCCCGCTCGGGCTGCTGCTTGATGTCCTGACGCTCGACCCGCTCGGGTCCAACGGGCTGGCACTGGTACCCGTCGCGCTGATCGGGGGTCTTGCGCGGCGACGGCTCTTCCACAGCGGCTTGATCATCCCGCTGGTGGCGGTGGTCGGGGCCACGCTGGCTCACCACGTCGTGACGCTGCTCGTATCGCTCCTTGCCGGGACGAGCTATCCGTTCCTGGCGAGCGTGCGACTGGGCATCCTGACGGCGCTGCTCAACGTGATGGTGGTGCCACCGATGTACCTGTTCGTGCTGCTGATGGAGCGTATGGGGGTGGGGCGTGCGGCGCGGGCATAA
- the mce gene encoding methylmalonyl-CoA epimerase: MIPEVLGQPALHHVGIVVHDLEAAVARYRTLGFGEPEVFDVADQGVRVASFHAGPGYVELLTPTIPDTGVARFLEARGDGMHHVAFGVRDLDGTLRRLAEAGIELIDAEPRRGIHDWRIAFLHPRSCGGVLVELVEVE; this comes from the coding sequence ATGATCCCGGAGGTGCTCGGGCAACCGGCCCTCCACCACGTCGGCATCGTCGTGCATGACCTTGAGGCGGCGGTGGCGCGCTACCGCACGCTGGGCTTCGGTGAGCCGGAGGTGTTCGACGTTGCCGATCAGGGCGTGCGCGTCGCCTCCTTCCACGCCGGGCCGGGCTACGTCGAGCTGCTGACGCCGACGATCCCTGACACCGGCGTGGCACGGTTCCTGGAGGCGCGCGGCGACGGGATGCACCACGTGGCCTTCGGCGTGCGCGATCTGGACGGGACGCTGCGCCGGCTGGCCGAGGCCGGGATCGAGCTGATCGACGCCGAGCCCCGGCGGGGCATCCACGACTGGCGCATCGCCTTCCTCCACCCCCGCTCCTGCGGCGGCGTGCTGGTGGAGTTGGTGGAGGTGGAGTGA
- the uppP gene encoding undecaprenyl-diphosphatase UppP — translation MDVLRAIVLGAVQGLTEFLPISSSAHLIIIPWLFGWEESGLTFDVALHLGTLVAVLVYFRREIFQIAVAVPRGLIERRPLADPMARMGWIIILGSIPAAIVGFVANDTIDSFFHGGAGGNTAIVLVALLLIALGALLALAERVAKHCRPVECINAGDGLVVGLAQALALLPGVSRSGSTITAALFRGLQRDAAARFSFLLGIPAIVGAGVLETRSLMETGLAPGEGQSFLAGMATAAIVGYLAIAFLLRYLRTRSTMIFVVYRLGLGVLLLALVATGVR, via the coding sequence GTGGACGTCCTGCGCGCGATTGTCCTGGGCGCGGTCCAGGGCCTGACCGAGTTCCTGCCGATCAGCAGTTCGGCCCACCTGATCATCATTCCCTGGTTGTTCGGCTGGGAGGAGTCGGGCCTGACGTTCGACGTCGCCCTGCACCTCGGAACGCTGGTCGCGGTGCTGGTCTATTTCCGGCGGGAGATCTTTCAGATCGCCGTGGCCGTGCCGCGCGGGCTGATCGAGCGCCGTCCGCTGGCCGACCCGATGGCGCGGATGGGCTGGATCATCATCCTCGGCTCGATCCCGGCCGCCATCGTCGGGTTCGTCGCAAACGACACGATCGACTCCTTCTTCCACGGAGGCGCCGGGGGGAACACCGCCATCGTCCTCGTGGCGCTCCTCCTGATCGCTCTCGGTGCGCTCCTCGCCCTGGCCGAGCGGGTCGCCAAGCACTGCCGACCGGTCGAGTGCATCAACGCCGGCGACGGGTTGGTGGTCGGACTGGCCCAGGCGCTGGCGCTGCTGCCGGGGGTGTCGCGTTCGGGCAGCACCATCACCGCAGCGCTCTTCCGCGGGCTGCAGCGGGATGCGGCGGCACGCTTCTCGTTCCTGCTCGGCATCCCGGCCATCGTCGGCGCGGGCGTGCTGGAGACGCGCTCACTCATGGAAACCGGGCTGGCCCCGGGGGAGGGGCAGTCCTTCCTCGCCGGGATGGCTACCGCTGCCATCGTCGGCTACCTCGCCATCGCGTTCCTGCTGCGCTATCTGCGGACGCGTTCGACGATGATCTTCGTCGTCTACCGGCTTGGGTTGGGCGTGCTGCTCCTAGCCTTGGTCGCGACCGGGGTGCGCTAG